One genomic window of Pseudopipra pipra isolate bDixPip1 chromosome 17, bDixPip1.hap1, whole genome shotgun sequence includes the following:
- the LOC135423457 gene encoding thyrotropin-releasing hormone receptor-like: protein MENGSGAALGGSGNQSLGRMPRQPLELQVVTILLVLLICGVGIAGNAMVVLVVLRTKHMVTPTNCYLVSLAVADLIVLLAAGLPNISEVVASWVYGYAGCLCITYLQYLGINTSAWSIAAFTVERYIAICHAIKAQLLCTVSRAKRILASLWLFTSLYCLVWFFLVDTTQVTFSDGAQVSCGYRVSRSLYLPIYFLDFAVFYVIPLGLATVLYGLIARILFMSPLPATPQHSHLASVHQGSSLGLSCRANKGALSSRKQVTKMLAVVVVLFALLWLPYRTLVVVNSFMDPPYLNTWFLLFCRMCIYLNSAINPIIYNLMSQKFRAAFRKLYKCEEKRPEPPAPCAAPAPYSVGRDCSHDSSEHNVTQQENLHRLPAPAKKNKQILGP from the exons ATGGAGAACGGCTCGGGAGCCGCGCTGGGCGGCAGCGGCAACCAGAGCCTGGGCAGGATGCCCCggcagcccctggagctgcaggtggTCACCatcctgctggtgctgctcatcTGCGGGGTGGGCATCGCGGGCAACGCgatggtggtgctggtggtgctgcgCACCAAGCACATGGTCACCCCCACCAACTGCTACCTGGTGAGCCTGGCCGTGGCCGACCTCATCGTGCTGCTGGCGGCCGGGCTGCCCAACATCTCTGAAGTGGTGGCTTCTTGGGTGTACGGCTACGCCGGCTGCCTCTGCATCACCTACTTGCAGTACCTGGGCATCAACACCTCCGCCTGGTCCATCGCCGCCTTCACGGTGGAGCGGTACATCGCCATCTGCCACGCCATCAAGGCGCAGCTCCTGTGCACCGTGTCCCGCGCCAAGCGCATCCTCGCCTCGCTGTGGCTCTTCACCTCCCTGTACTGCCTCGTGTGGTTCTTCCTGGTGGACACGACCCAGGTCACCTTCTCGGATGGGGCACAGGTCAGCTGTGGCTACCGGGTCTCCAGAAGCCTTTACCTGCCCATTTACTTCTTGGATTTTGCTGTCTTCTACGTCATCCCACTGGGGCTGGCCACTGTCCTCTACGGCCTCATTGCCCGCATCCTCTTCATGAGCCCCCTGCCCGCCACCCCGCAGCATTCCCACCTGGCCTCCGTGCACCAGGGCAGCTCCCTCGGGCTCTCCTGCCGGGCCAACAAGGGGGCCCTGAGCTCCCGCAAGCAG GTGACCAAAATGCTGGCTGTGGTGGTGGTGCTCTTCGCCCTGCTGTGGCTGCCTTACCGCACGCTGGTGGTGGTGAACTCCTTCATGGACCCTCCCTACCTGAACACCTggttccttctcttctgccGCATGTGCATCTACCTGAACAGCGCCATCAACCCTATCATCTACAACCTCATGTCGCAGAAGTTCAGGGCTGCCTTCAGGAAGCTGTACAAGTGCGAGGAGAAGCGCCCTGAGCCCCCTGCCCCGTGCGCCGCCCCGGCGCCCTACAGCGTCGGGAGGGACTGTTCCCACGACAGCTCCGAGCACAATGTCACCCAGCAAGAAAACCTGCACAGGCTCCCTGCCCCTGCAAAGAAGAACAAGCAAATCCTGGGACCCTGA